From a single Nocardioides panacis genomic region:
- a CDS encoding phytanoyl-CoA dioxygenase family protein, protein MNASTASCTTGRFSAADCSIDDFAALVAQQTHLPDYPHADAVERNVLIYGERLRAALGPPAGRAAVQAELMRALTDGPGIVVFKRAFADLSVVDRATEAFLGRIAAEKAAGVAGGDHFAKPGANDRVWGALDKLAVAEPAVFAEYYANDILALVSESWLGPGYQVTSQVNVVNPGGEAQTAHRDYHLGFMDAEKSARYPAHVHRLSPAMTLQGAVAHCDMPVETGPTLYLPYSHQYGPGYLAFHLPEFTEYFARHYTQLPLDKGDAAFFNPALFHGAGTNVSTSVRRMANLLQVSSPFGRAMETVDRVAMCRALFPVLLEKKAAGASDGYLDNVIAASAEGYAFPTNLDRDQPIGGMAPRTQADLVRQAVAEGWTAAAFESALDAQTARTRPCPA, encoded by the coding sequence ATGAACGCGTCCACCGCCTCCTGCACGACCGGCCGGTTCTCCGCAGCCGACTGCTCGATCGACGACTTCGCCGCCCTCGTCGCCCAGCAGACGCACCTGCCGGACTACCCGCACGCCGACGCCGTCGAGCGCAACGTGCTGATCTACGGCGAGCGGCTCCGCGCCGCGCTCGGTCCGCCCGCCGGCCGGGCCGCGGTGCAGGCCGAGCTGATGCGGGCGCTGACCGACGGTCCCGGCATCGTGGTGTTCAAGCGAGCCTTCGCCGACCTGTCCGTCGTCGACCGCGCCACCGAGGCCTTCCTCGGCCGGATCGCCGCGGAGAAGGCGGCCGGAGTCGCCGGGGGCGACCACTTCGCCAAGCCCGGCGCGAACGACCGGGTCTGGGGTGCGCTGGACAAGCTGGCCGTCGCGGAGCCCGCGGTGTTCGCCGAGTACTACGCCAACGACATCCTCGCGCTGGTCAGCGAGTCCTGGCTCGGCCCCGGCTACCAGGTCACCTCGCAGGTCAACGTGGTCAACCCCGGTGGCGAGGCGCAGACCGCGCACCGCGACTACCACCTGGGCTTCATGGACGCCGAGAAGTCCGCCCGCTACCCGGCACACGTGCACCGGCTGTCGCCGGCGATGACCCTGCAGGGCGCGGTCGCGCACTGCGACATGCCCGTCGAGACCGGCCCGACCCTCTACCTGCCCTACTCGCACCAGTACGGGCCCGGCTACCTCGCCTTCCACCTGCCGGAGTTCACCGAGTACTTCGCTCGGCACTACACCCAGCTGCCGCTGGACAAGGGCGACGCGGCGTTCTTCAACCCCGCCCTGTTCCACGGGGCCGGCACGAACGTCTCGACCAGCGTCCGGCGGATGGCCAACCTGCTGCAGGTGTCCTCGCCGTTCGGCCGCGCCATGGAGACCGTGGACCGGGTCGCGATGTGCCGGGCACTGTTCCCCGTGCTGCTGGAGAAGAAGGCGGCCGGCGCGTCCGACGGCTACCTGGACAACGTCATCGCCGCCTCCGCCGAGGGCTACGCCTTCCCGACCAACCTCGACCGGGACCAGCCGATCGGGGGCATGGCGCCCCGGACGCAGGCCGACCTGGTCCGCCAGGCCGTCGCCGAGGGATGGACGGCGGCAGCGTTCGAGTCCGCGCTGGACGCCCAGACCGCCCGGACCCGTCCCTGCCCCGCCTGA
- the fdhA gene encoding formaldehyde dehydrogenase, glutathione-independent, translated as MPGNKAVIFKGPGTVAVETTEYPTFELKDGPGVNPANVGRKLPHAAILKVVATNICGSDQHMVRGRTTAPKGLPLGHEITGEVVETGRDVEFIQKGDLVSVPFNIACGRCRNCKEGKTGVCLNVNPDRPGSAYGYVDMGGWVGGQAEYALVPYADWNLLKFPDRDQALEKIRDLAMLSDIFPTGFHGAVTAGVQPGSTVYVAGAGPVGLAAATSAFLLGAAVVIVADLQQERLAQARSFGCETVDVSQGDPRDQVEQLLGEPEVDCAVDAVGFEAHGHGADAQQERPATVLNTVMDVTRAGGAVGIPGLYVTGDPGAVDEAAQQGSLSIRLGLGWAKSLSFATGQCPVMRYNRQLMQAILHDRVQIAKNVNATVIPLDEAPKGYADFDKGAARKFVLDPHGMIK; from the coding sequence ATGCCAGGCAACAAGGCAGTCATCTTCAAGGGGCCCGGAACCGTCGCGGTCGAGACCACCGAGTACCCGACGTTCGAGCTCAAGGATGGTCCTGGGGTGAACCCGGCCAACGTGGGCCGCAAGCTCCCGCACGCCGCGATCCTCAAGGTCGTCGCCACCAACATCTGCGGCAGCGACCAGCACATGGTGCGGGGCCGGACGACGGCGCCGAAGGGGTTGCCGCTCGGCCACGAGATCACGGGGGAGGTCGTCGAGACCGGGCGCGACGTGGAGTTCATCCAGAAGGGCGACCTCGTGTCGGTCCCGTTCAACATCGCCTGCGGTCGGTGCCGGAACTGCAAGGAGGGCAAGACCGGTGTCTGCCTGAACGTGAACCCTGACCGGCCGGGGTCGGCGTACGGGTACGTCGACATGGGCGGCTGGGTCGGTGGCCAGGCGGAGTACGCGCTCGTGCCGTACGCCGACTGGAACCTCCTGAAGTTCCCCGACCGGGACCAGGCCCTGGAGAAGATCCGCGACCTGGCGATGCTGTCCGACATCTTCCCCACCGGCTTCCACGGCGCCGTCACCGCCGGCGTACAGCCGGGGTCCACGGTGTACGTCGCTGGCGCCGGGCCGGTCGGTCTCGCGGCTGCCACGTCGGCGTTCCTGCTCGGCGCGGCCGTCGTGATCGTCGCGGACCTGCAGCAGGAGCGGCTGGCCCAGGCGCGCAGCTTCGGTTGCGAGACCGTCGACGTGTCCCAGGGCGACCCGCGGGACCAGGTGGAGCAGCTGCTCGGCGAGCCCGAGGTGGACTGTGCCGTCGACGCGGTCGGCTTCGAGGCCCACGGCCACGGCGCGGACGCCCAGCAGGAGCGGCCGGCGACGGTGCTGAACACGGTCATGGACGTCACCCGCGCGGGCGGAGCCGTGGGCATCCCCGGTCTCTACGTCACGGGGGACCCGGGTGCCGTCGACGAGGCGGCCCAGCAGGGGTCGCTGTCGATCCGGCTGGGGCTCGGCTGGGCCAAGTCGCTGTCCTTCGCCACCGGCCAGTGCCCGGTCATGCGCTACAACCGGCAGCTGATGCAGGCGATCCTGCACGACCGGGTGCAGATCGCGAAGAACGTCAACGCCACCGTCATCCCCCTGGACGAGGCGCCCAAGGGGTACGCCGACTTCGACAAGGGAGCGGCCCGGAAGTTCGTCCTGGACCCGCACGGGATGATCAAGTAG
- a CDS encoding glycoside hydrolase family 15 protein — translation MALSWASMPPPRTWEEATQKQWQTTEFWRQWITVGEFPDHPWREELQRSALTLKGLTYAPTGALVAAPTTSLPETPGGERNWDYRYTWVRDSTFALWALYTLGLDREADDFFAFIRDVAAEDDLQVMYGIGGERDLPESVVEELDGYDGARPVRIGNAAVQQRQLDVWGTMLDSVYLHAKSRDQLPEQLWPVLLRQVEQAAAHWRDPDHGIWEVRGEPRHFTSSKLMCWVALDRGARLARLHGQAEYVVKWETIADEIHADICTNGVDERGVFVQAYGTTGLDASLLLVPLVRFLPAEDPRVRATVLAIADELTRNGLVLRYRGDQTDDGLSGTEGTFTICSFWLVSALVEIGEVGRAKALCERLLSYASPLGLYAEELDPVSGRHLGNFPQAFTHLALINALVHLIRAEEADRSTLFTPAHRST, via the coding sequence GTGGCGCTGTCCTGGGCGTCGATGCCGCCGCCCCGCACGTGGGAGGAAGCCACCCAGAAGCAGTGGCAGACGACCGAGTTCTGGAGGCAGTGGATCACGGTCGGCGAGTTCCCCGACCACCCGTGGCGGGAGGAGCTGCAACGCAGTGCCTTGACCTTGAAGGGGCTCACCTACGCGCCGACCGGAGCACTGGTCGCCGCACCGACCACGTCGTTGCCCGAGACACCCGGGGGAGAGCGGAACTGGGACTACCGCTACACGTGGGTACGCGACTCCACCTTCGCACTCTGGGCGCTGTACACCCTCGGCCTGGACCGGGAGGCCGACGACTTCTTCGCGTTCATCCGCGACGTCGCCGCCGAGGACGACCTCCAGGTCATGTACGGCATCGGCGGGGAGCGGGACCTCCCCGAGTCCGTGGTCGAGGAGCTGGACGGGTACGACGGAGCCCGCCCTGTCCGGATAGGCAACGCCGCGGTCCAGCAGCGGCAGCTCGACGTCTGGGGGACCATGCTGGACTCCGTCTACCTGCACGCCAAGTCCCGCGACCAGCTGCCCGAGCAGCTGTGGCCCGTCCTGCTCCGCCAGGTGGAGCAGGCCGCCGCGCACTGGCGAGACCCCGACCACGGGATCTGGGAGGTCCGTGGCGAACCCCGGCACTTCACCTCCTCGAAGCTCATGTGCTGGGTAGCCCTCGATCGCGGCGCTCGCCTCGCGCGGCTGCACGGGCAGGCCGAGTACGTGGTGAAGTGGGAGACGATCGCCGACGAGATCCACGCCGACATCTGCACGAACGGCGTCGACGAGCGTGGCGTCTTCGTCCAGGCCTACGGGACGACCGGCCTCGACGCCTCGCTGCTGCTGGTGCCCCTGGTCCGTTTCCTGCCTGCGGAGGATCCACGGGTGCGCGCCACCGTCCTGGCCATCGCCGACGAGCTCACCCGGAACGGGCTCGTGCTGCGATATCGGGGTGACCAGACCGACGACGGGCTGAGCGGTACCGAGGGGACCTTCACGATCTGCTCGTTCTGGCTCGTCTCGGCCCTGGTCGAGATCGGGGAGGTGGGCCGTGCCAAGGCGTTGTGCGAACGGCTGCTGTCCTATGCCAGTCCGCTGGGGCTCTACGCCGAGGAGCTCGACCCGGTCAGCGGTCGCCACCTCGGGAACTTCCCGCAGGCCTTCACCCACCTGGCCCTGATCAACGCGCTCGTGCACCTCATCCGGGCCGAGGAGGCCGACCGCTCCACCCTGTTCACGCCGGCCCACCGCAGCACCTGA
- a CDS encoding Gfo/Idh/MocA family protein — MEPLRIGVLGAARISERSIVGPAAETGTRLVAVAARDRDRAETFARTHGVERVHASYADVIADPEVEAVYNPLANSLHAPWNKAAILAGKHVLTEKPFASNATEAAQVRDLAQGRSLVLFEGFHYLYHPLMRRLMSILADGELGTVQRVESTLFMTAPPADDPRWSLALAGGALMDLGCYALHAQRVLGDFAGGEPRLVGATGAERPDAPCVDAWADVHLEFPSGATGLARCSMTSEHWDMSLRVVGTAGEARIPDFLFQKYDDRIIVRSGAGERTEHCGNATSYTYQLRAFIDAVRAGAPYRSDAEDAVATLSLVDSCYRALGLEPRPAAT, encoded by the coding sequence GTGGAGCCACTACGCATCGGGGTGCTCGGCGCGGCGCGCATCAGCGAGCGGTCCATCGTCGGCCCGGCCGCGGAGACCGGCACGCGTCTCGTGGCGGTCGCCGCACGCGACCGGGACCGGGCCGAGACCTTCGCCCGGACCCACGGCGTCGAGCGGGTCCATGCGTCGTACGCCGACGTGATCGCGGACCCCGAGGTCGAGGCGGTCTACAACCCGCTCGCCAACAGCCTGCACGCGCCCTGGAACAAGGCCGCGATCCTCGCCGGGAAGCACGTCCTGACCGAGAAGCCGTTCGCCAGCAACGCCACCGAGGCCGCCCAGGTGCGGGACCTGGCGCAGGGCAGGTCGCTGGTGCTGTTCGAGGGGTTCCACTACCTCTACCACCCGCTGATGCGACGGCTGATGTCGATCCTCGCCGACGGCGAGCTGGGGACGGTGCAGCGCGTCGAGAGCACGCTGTTCATGACCGCTCCCCCGGCGGACGACCCGAGATGGTCGCTCGCCCTCGCCGGCGGTGCCCTGATGGACCTCGGCTGCTACGCGCTGCACGCCCAACGGGTCCTCGGTGACTTCGCCGGCGGCGAACCCCGCCTCGTCGGCGCGACGGGCGCGGAACGCCCGGACGCCCCGTGCGTCGACGCGTGGGCCGACGTGCACCTCGAGTTCCCCTCCGGCGCGACCGGTCTCGCGCGGTGCAGCATGACCAGCGAGCACTGGGACATGTCGCTGCGGGTGGTCGGCACGGCCGGGGAAGCCCGCATCCCCGACTTCCTCTTCCAGAAGTACGACGACCGGATCATCGTCCGGTCCGGTGCCGGAGAGCGGACCGAGCACTGCGGCAACGCCACCTCCTACACCTACCAGCTGCGTGCCTTCATCGACGCGGTCCGGGCCGGCGCGCCGTACCGCTCCGACGCCGAGGACGCGGTGGCGACCCTGTCGCTCGTCGACAGCTGCTACCGCGCCCTCGGGCTCGAGCCCCGCCCGGCGGCCACCTGA
- a CDS encoding metallophosphoesterase family protein: MTTRLLLLADTHVPKRARDLPGQVWSELESADLVLHAGDWVDERLLDELESRAQRLVGVWGNNDHGSLRERLTEVARVEVEGVRIGLVHETGAAKGREARCSERFADLDVLVFGHSHIPWDTTSETGLRLLNPGSPTDRRRQPHCTYMTATADAGHLRDVTLHTVPR, translated from the coding sequence ATGACGACACGGCTGCTCCTGCTGGCGGACACCCACGTGCCCAAGCGCGCACGCGACCTTCCCGGCCAGGTGTGGAGCGAGCTGGAGAGCGCGGACCTCGTCCTGCACGCCGGCGACTGGGTGGACGAGCGCCTCCTCGACGAGCTCGAGTCGCGGGCCCAGCGCCTGGTCGGCGTGTGGGGCAACAACGACCACGGCAGCCTCAGGGAACGCCTCACGGAGGTGGCTCGGGTCGAGGTCGAAGGAGTCCGTATCGGGTTGGTGCACGAGACGGGTGCCGCGAAGGGACGCGAGGCACGGTGCAGCGAGCGGTTCGCCGACCTCGACGTGCTGGTCTTCGGGCACAGCCACATCCCCTGGGACACCACCAGCGAGACCGGTCTCAGGCTGCTGAACCCGGGCTCGCCCACGGACCGGCGCCGCCAGCCGCACTGCACCTACATGACCGCGACCGCGGACGCCGGACACCTCCGGGACGTCACCCTGCACACCGTCCCGAGGTAG
- a CDS encoding sugar phosphate isomerase/epimerase family protein encodes MTTTPTPSAGSTPSTPSRSRIAGAPISWGVCEVPNWGYQLSPDRVLDEMREVGLAATELGPEGFLPADPDQMAGVLAAHQLTAVGGFTPVVMHRPGHDPLPAIDRILEQYEATHAEVLVLSATSGQDGYDSRPTLDDDEWDLLLRNLDRISDRAAERGVRAVLHPHVGTMVENGDEVQRVLGGSSISLCLDTGHLLIGGTDPADLTRQAPDRIAHTHLKDVDSQIADKVRAGRLSYTEGVVEGMYRPLGTGDVDVETIVSTLQGNGYTGWYTLEQDTILTEEPRGEGPVTDVRTSAGYVRSLLTSTAEADSAETL; translated from the coding sequence GTGACCACCACCCCCACCCCCTCCGCCGGCTCCACGCCCTCGACCCCGAGTCGGTCCCGGATCGCCGGGGCGCCGATCTCCTGGGGGGTCTGCGAGGTCCCCAACTGGGGCTACCAGCTCTCGCCCGATCGGGTTCTCGACGAGATGCGCGAGGTCGGTCTCGCCGCCACCGAGCTCGGTCCGGAGGGATTCCTGCCCGCCGACCCGGACCAGATGGCCGGGGTGCTCGCGGCGCACCAGCTGACCGCCGTCGGTGGGTTCACGCCCGTCGTGATGCACCGTCCCGGTCACGACCCGCTCCCGGCGATCGACCGCATCCTCGAGCAGTACGAGGCCACGCACGCCGAGGTCCTCGTCCTCTCCGCGACGTCCGGGCAGGACGGCTACGACAGCCGCCCCACCCTCGACGACGACGAGTGGGACCTGCTGTTGCGCAACCTGGACCGGATCAGCGACCGGGCCGCCGAACGTGGCGTACGCGCGGTGCTGCACCCGCACGTGGGCACGATGGTCGAGAACGGCGACGAGGTGCAGCGGGTGCTGGGCGGCTCCTCCATCTCGTTGTGCCTGGACACCGGTCACCTCCTGATCGGCGGCACCGATCCGGCGGACCTCACCCGACAGGCACCCGACCGCATCGCCCACACCCATCTCAAGGACGTCGACAGCCAGATCGCCGACAAGGTCCGCGCCGGCCGGCTCAGCTACACCGAGGGCGTGGTCGAGGGCATGTACCGACCGCTCGGCACCGGCGACGTGGACGTGGAGACGATCGTCAGCACCCTGCAGGGCAACGGCTACACCGGCTGGTACACCCTCGAGCAGGACACCATCCTCACCGAGGAGCCGCGCGGCGAAGGACCCGTGACCGACGTCCGGACCAGCGCCGGCTACGTCCGCAGCCTGCTCACCTCGACGGCCGAGGCCGACAGCGCCGAAACCCTCTGA
- a CDS encoding MIP/aquaporin family protein, producing the protein MSPSLLRRLVAEFVGTGLLVLFGAGSVVAALELNRGRLDYAGLGIISLAFGLVVALVIYAVGTTSGAHINPAVTVALAAARRFRWAEVAPYVVAQLLGALVGGLLIVAYVGSRATDLGSVGLTALGPGVNGVQGIVAEALGTFLLVFTIMAVAVDQRAPAGWAGFLIGLAVAVEIMLIGPFSGGSVNPARSFGPYVVNQLFGGSTPWSEFYVYVVGPLVGGVAGALCYDVVARPAAAVPPVGAAVEEGMPGAETPGEPSPEPRQRPSEVPAQSRREAPTRSQSKT; encoded by the coding sequence ATGAGTCCTTCTCTGCTTCGCCGACTTGTCGCCGAGTTCGTCGGCACCGGCCTGCTGGTCCTCTTCGGGGCGGGCTCGGTGGTCGCCGCGCTCGAGCTCAACCGGGGGCGCCTCGACTACGCCGGGCTGGGCATCATCTCGCTGGCCTTCGGCCTGGTGGTCGCCCTCGTGATCTACGCCGTCGGCACGACGTCGGGCGCGCACATCAACCCGGCCGTCACCGTCGCCCTCGCGGCGGCCCGGCGCTTCCGCTGGGCCGAGGTCGCGCCGTACGTCGTCGCCCAGCTGCTCGGTGCGCTCGTCGGCGGCCTGCTCATCGTGGCGTACGTCGGCAGCCGGGCCACCGATCTCGGCAGCGTGGGTCTGACGGCTCTGGGGCCCGGGGTCAACGGCGTGCAAGGCATCGTCGCGGAGGCCCTCGGCACGTTCCTGCTGGTCTTCACGATCATGGCGGTCGCGGTCGACCAGCGGGCCCCGGCCGGCTGGGCCGGCTTCCTCATCGGGCTCGCGGTCGCGGTCGAGATCATGCTGATCGGCCCGTTCTCCGGCGGGTCCGTGAACCCGGCGCGTTCGTTCGGTCCCTACGTGGTGAACCAGCTCTTCGGCGGGTCGACGCCGTGGTCCGAGTTCTACGTCTACGTCGTCGGACCGCTCGTCGGCGGCGTCGCGGGTGCGCTCTGCTACGACGTCGTGGCGCGTCCGGCCGCCGCGGTCCCGCCGGTCGGCGCCGCGGTCGAGGAGGGCATGCCCGGCGCGGAGACGCCCGGAGAGCCCTCGCCGGAGCCTCGCCAGCGGCCGTCCGAGGTCCCGGCCCAGTCACGCCGGGAGGCCCCGACACGGTCGCAGTCCAAGACCTGA
- a CDS encoding LacI family DNA-binding transcriptional regulator: MGHAYPIREIARQAGLSEATVDRVLNNRPGVRASTVSNVRQAITDLDRQRSQLRLNGRTFLVDVVMQTPDRFSSAVKSALEAELPSLRPAVVRSRFDFREKGRPADLVKVLDDIRHRGSMGVVLKAPDVPEITDAVARLVQHGIPVVTLVTDLPLSQRVAYVGIDNRAAGSTAAYLVDRLLGDGPGDVLIALSRSVFRGEEEREIGFRATMRNRSPDRVLVEQTDTDGLDATVKESTLRTLQRNPAISSVYSIGGGNQAILEAFDAAGRRCQVFVGHDLDRDNLQLLHDERLTAVLHHDLRYDMRLACRIIMQAQGAIDGPIESVRSPIHIVTPYNLPTPPRS, from the coding sequence ATGGGACACGCGTATCCGATCCGGGAGATCGCCCGCCAGGCAGGGTTGAGCGAAGCCACCGTCGACCGGGTGCTCAACAACCGGCCAGGGGTGCGCGCCAGCACCGTGAGCAACGTGCGGCAGGCCATCACCGACCTGGACCGGCAGCGCAGCCAGCTGCGGCTGAACGGCCGGACGTTCCTGGTCGACGTCGTCATGCAGACCCCGGACCGGTTCTCCTCGGCCGTCAAGTCCGCGCTGGAGGCGGAGCTGCCGTCGCTCCGGCCGGCCGTGGTGCGGTCCCGGTTCGACTTTCGCGAGAAGGGTCGCCCCGCGGACCTCGTCAAGGTGCTGGACGACATCCGGCACCGCGGCTCCATGGGGGTCGTGCTCAAGGCTCCCGACGTCCCCGAGATCACCGACGCCGTCGCGCGGCTCGTCCAGCACGGGATCCCCGTGGTCACCCTGGTCACCGACCTTCCGCTGAGCCAACGCGTCGCCTACGTCGGGATCGACAACCGGGCCGCCGGGTCGACCGCGGCGTACCTGGTCGACCGGCTCCTCGGCGACGGGCCCGGGGACGTGCTGATCGCGCTGAGTCGCAGCGTGTTCCGTGGTGAGGAGGAACGCGAGATCGGGTTCCGGGCCACCATGAGGAACCGTTCGCCCGACCGGGTGCTGGTGGAGCAGACCGACACCGACGGGCTCGACGCCACGGTCAAGGAGTCGACCCTGCGGACGCTGCAGCGGAACCCCGCGATCAGCTCGGTCTACTCCATCGGCGGCGGCAACCAGGCCATCCTCGAGGCGTTCGACGCCGCGGGCCGGCGCTGCCAGGTGTTCGTCGGGCACGATCTCGACCGGGACAACCTGCAGCTGCTCCACGACGAACGGCTGACCGCCGTCCTGCACCACGACCTCAGGTACGACATGCGGCTCGCGTGCCGCATCATCATGCAGGCGCAGGGGGCCATCGACGGACCCATCGAGTCCGTCCGGTCGCCGATCCACATCGTGACCCCGTACAACCTCCCCACGCCACCGAGGAGCTGA
- a CDS encoding Gfo/Idh/MocA family protein: MRLGLIGLGRIGAFHADTLSHLDEVDSLVVTDAVPAVTASVAERFGAEPAESPAALIGSGVDGIVIAAATDAHTALIKAGVDAGIPVFCEKPLSGVVDEAVAIAEYVHASGVPVQIGYPRRFDPAYLAAREALAGGELGWVHTVRSTTLDPAPAPRGYIAVSGGIFRDCSVHDFDSVRWVTGREVVEVYATGSARGDDFFAELGDVATAQALLTFDDGATAVVSNTRYNPRGYDVRLELHGTTDSVVAGWTESTPLRNLEPDTSWPSDKPWTFFMDRLTNAFRAELAAFTEVVAGQRPSPCTVDDALAVTWIAEAATLSLHEHRPVRIDEVQK, encoded by the coding sequence ATGCGTCTCGGCCTGATCGGACTCGGCCGGATCGGCGCGTTCCACGCCGACACCCTGTCCCACCTCGACGAGGTCGACTCCCTCGTCGTCACCGATGCGGTGCCCGCGGTGACCGCATCGGTCGCCGAGCGGTTCGGCGCCGAACCTGCGGAGTCCCCGGCGGCGCTGATCGGCAGCGGCGTCGACGGGATCGTGATCGCTGCCGCCACCGACGCGCACACCGCGTTGATCAAGGCCGGCGTCGACGCCGGCATCCCGGTGTTCTGCGAGAAGCCCCTCTCCGGTGTCGTCGACGAAGCCGTCGCCATCGCCGAGTACGTCCACGCCAGCGGGGTGCCGGTCCAGATCGGCTACCCGCGACGCTTCGACCCTGCCTACCTCGCGGCCCGCGAGGCACTCGCCGGCGGTGAGCTCGGCTGGGTGCACACCGTGCGGTCGACCACCTTGGACCCGGCACCCGCGCCCCGTGGGTACATCGCCGTCTCCGGCGGGATCTTCCGCGACTGCTCGGTCCACGACTTCGACAGCGTGCGGTGGGTGACCGGCCGGGAGGTCGTCGAGGTCTACGCCACCGGCAGCGCCCGCGGTGACGACTTCTTCGCCGAGCTCGGCGACGTCGCCACCGCGCAGGCCCTGCTCACCTTCGACGACGGCGCCACCGCGGTCGTGTCCAACACCCGCTACAACCCCCGCGGGTACGACGTCCGGCTCGAGCTGCACGGCACCACGGACAGCGTCGTGGCCGGCTGGACCGAGAGCACCCCGCTGCGCAACCTCGAGCCGGACACCAGCTGGCCGTCGGACAAGCCCTGGACGTTCTTCATGGACCGGCTCACGAACGCGTTCCGCGCCGAGCTCGCCGCGTTCACCGAGGTCGTCGCCGGGCAACGACCCTCCCCCTGCACCGTCGACGACGCCCTCGCCGTGACGTGGATCGCCGAGGCAGCCACCCTTTCCCTCCACGAGCACCGTCCGGTGCGGATTGACGAGGTCCAGAAGTGA